The Vicia villosa cultivar HV-30 ecotype Madison, WI unplaced genomic scaffold, Vvil1.0 ctg.000205F_1_1, whole genome shotgun sequence genome has a segment encoding these proteins:
- the LOC131625311 gene encoding albumin-1-like, whose product MVYAKLSLLPLFLLATLLLMFSMKKVEAYTCVGWPCTRDEPSCGGGCHCLFAKVGPGSCARDKHVAKMVKEHPDLCESHADCTRKASGSFCAYYPNSSLKYGWCFDSNSEAEASFKNALSSEFSNLLKMPLDAST is encoded by the exons ATGGTTTATGCTAAGCTCTCTCTTTTGCCTCTCTTCTTGCTTGCCACATTAC TGTTGATGTTTTCGATGAAGAAGGTAGAAGCATATACTTGTGTTGGATGGCCTTGTACCCGAGATGAGCCAAGCTGTGGTGGCGGTTGTCATTGCTTATTCGCTAAGGTTGGGCCAGGTTCTTGTGCAAGAGACAAACATGTTGCTAAGATGGTGAAAGAGCATCCTGATTTATGTGAGTCTCATGCAGACTGCACAAGAAAGGCAAGTGGGAGCTTCTGTGCTTATTATCCAAATTCGAGTCTTAAATATGGTTGGTGCTTTGACTCTAACTCTGAAGCTGAAGCCTCATTCAAGAATGCTCTTAGCTCTGAATTCTCAAACTTGTTGAAGATGCCTTTAGATGCTTCCACTTAA